GCAATGGGGCCCAGTCGGCGGTCATGCCGTCTTCGCTCTCCACCGCACGGATCGCGCACGTGTACGCATACGTGCGCTGGTCGCCCATCACGCCCACGCTCTTCACCGGCAGCAGCACAGCAAAGCTCTGCCACACCTTGCGGTAGAGTCCCGCAGCCTTAATCTCCGTGACAACGATCTCGTCGGCCTCCTGCAACAACGCCACACGATCGGCTGTCACCTCGCCCAGAATGCGGACCGCCAGACCGGGCCCCGGAAAGGGCTGCCGCTCCAGAATCTCTTCCGGCATACCGAGATCACGGCCGATGCGCCGCACCTCGTCCTTGAAGAGATCGCGCAGCGGCTCGATCAGCTTCAGCTTCATGTCCTCCGGCAGACCGCCGACGTTGTGGTGGCTCTTGATCGTGTGCGAGGGCCCGTGCACGCTCGACGACTCGATCACGTCCGGATACAGCGTTCCCTGCACCAGCCACGCAACTTCCTCGCCCGCGCTCTTTTCCGCTTCGAATATCTTCGCCGCCTCGTCGTCGAAGACCGCGATGAACTCGTTGCCGATGATCTTTCTCTTACGCTCAGGATCGGTCACGCCCGCCAGCTTCGTCAGGAAGCGTTCACCGGCATCGACAGCGACCACGTTCAGGCCAAGGCCCTCGCGCATCGTCTTCTGCACCTTGCGGAACTCGTCCTTGCGCAGCACGCCGTTGTTCACGAAGATGCACGTCAGCCGGTCGCCGATCGCGCGCGCCACCAGAACGGCCGCAACCGACGAGTCGACGCCGCCGCTCAGACCGCAGATGGCATGGCCATCTCCCACCTGCGCCTTGATGCGCTCTACTGTCGACTGGATGAAGTGCTCGGGCGTCCAGTCCGGCTTTGCGCCGCAGATGTCCAGGCAGAAGTTCTTCAGCAGCTCCATTCCCTGCCGCGTGTGCGCGACCTCGGGATGAAACTGCACTGCCCACATCCTTCGCTCCTCGTTCGCAATTCCAGCGACGGCGTTCGCGGTCTTCGCCGTCAGACGAAATCCCTCGGGCAGCGTCTTCGCTTCATCGCCGTGCGACATCCACACATCGAGCGTCTGCGGCAGGCCGCGGAACAGCGCCGTCTCCGCGACGACGCTCACCTCCGCGTGGCCGTACTCCCGCGCTGGCGCGGACTCCACCTTGCCGCCAAGATGATGCGTCATGAACTGCAAGCCGTAGCAGATGCCAAGCACCGGAGTGCCCATCGCCAGTACTGCGGGATCGGCCGCGGGAGCGTCGGCATCGTAGACCGAGCTCGGGCCGCCCGACAGGATCACGCCCTTCGGCTTCAGATCGCGAATCTTTTCAAGCGGCGTCGTGCAAGGCAGCACGACTGAGAAGACGTTGAACTCGCGGATACGCCGCGCGATCAACTGCGTATACTGCGATCCAAAATCCAGAATGACTATCGTTGAGGTGTCCACACTTCGAGTGTAAATGGCCGCGCGCGTCGGGCGCATTCATCTGCC
This region of Acidobacteriota bacterium genomic DNA includes:
- the guaA gene encoding glutamine-hydrolyzing GMP synthase, yielding MRPTRAAIYTRSVDTSTIVILDFGSQYTQLIARRIREFNVFSVVLPCTTPLEKIRDLKPKGVILSGGPSSVYDADAPAADPAVLAMGTPVLGICYGLQFMTHHLGGKVESAPAREYGHAEVSVVAETALFRGLPQTLDVWMSHGDEAKTLPEGFRLTAKTANAVAGIANEERRMWAVQFHPEVAHTRQGMELLKNFCLDICGAKPDWTPEHFIQSTVERIKAQVGDGHAICGLSGGVDSSVAAVLVARAIGDRLTCIFVNNGVLRKDEFRKVQKTMREGLGLNVVAVDAGERFLTKLAGVTDPERKRKIIGNEFIAVFDDEAAKIFEAEKSAGEEVAWLVQGTLYPDVIESSSVHGPSHTIKSHHNVGGLPEDMKLKLIEPLRDLFKDEVRRIGRDLGMPEEILERQPFPGPGLAVRILGEVTADRVALLQEADEIVVTEIKAAGLYRKVWQSFAVLLPVKSVGVMGDQRTYAYTCAIRAVESEDGMTADWAPLPYEVLRTISSRIVSEVRGINRVVYDITSKPPGTIEWE